In Pseudophryne corroboree isolate aPseCor3 chromosome 2, aPseCor3.hap2, whole genome shotgun sequence, the sequence TTTGCTGTTTAAAAAAAACAGTTTAAAGGAGACCTTAACTATAAAAATATACTAATGTCTATACAACTTTTATAACAAATCACTTTAACTCTTGTATATATCCTTCCTACCCAAGAATGATTGTTTCAAAGACTTACCCCTGGCTCTGATTGTAATAACCCTCATAACCTTCATAGCTCTGCTCTGGATAGGAATCTTCATagccctgtaaaaaaataaaaaacaaacaaagtcCTTCAATCTGACAAGCTTGAAGTAATCTATACCCTCTACCACTAGACATACAATGCGTGACAGAGGTATATCAAAACTAGTACAGGTCAGCTGGTCCTAGCCCTGAAGCCACAGGGTACATACTGTCTATGGAGAGCATACCTGATACTCCATTAAGATAGCCTCTGGACCAGGAATATTGCCAGGGCTTGCTGCTTACCCAGGCCTTGGCTATGTGTGAGAAGACCAGACCCAGGTCCGCAATCCTGCTCGGTACCAGGTTATCCACCGTACAGACAAGGATCGCGTTTCAGCCGGAGATGCGAACCGTACAGGGGGTATCAACTAATCCTGTAACCTTTGTGGAGAGGGTGGAGCTCTGAAcattttgcagggggggggggggggggggcaggcggtacaggGTATGCAActgcaacgggggggggggggggggttggtgtacAGGTATGTGAttgcaaggagggggggggggggcgcggcggcatTCAGGGCACCACTAGGACCTACACCATGCAGGGTCAGTGTACCATTGTACGAGCTAGGACCGCCATAGTGCACAGAGAGTACATCCAAGGCACTGCTAGGGCTGCCACTGTGCATCGTCAGATATATCtgccgtgtgtacccagcttaacatttTACCTGAAAATATCACTTCATCAAAAACAAATACCAAATATGGCAAAGAAAATTAATTTAAAAACATTTATTGTAACCACTAATACTTTAATCTGCCTTTCCAAATTATGCAGATTCTGGGGATTTTTGCTAAAGTTTCATAATTAAAGCTACAATTAAAAATTCGTTTTTTACTCATTTGAATTTAGATTACAAAGTGTGCCAAAATAATATGCTAGCTCAGaagttctcaaatgcagtccttaaGGCACCTaaaaggtccaggttttaagtatatccatgcttggccacaggtgaattaattaataCCTCACTTTGATTTGACCATCTGTgcagagccatggatatacctaaaaccctgGACCGTTAGGTTCTCAAACATGGTGCTCGTGGCACCCATgtgctagagcaggggttctcaaactcggtcctcaggaccccacacagtgcatgttttgcatgtaacccagcaggtgcacaggtgtattaattactcacagacacattttaaaaggtccacaggtggagctaattatttcacttgtgagtctgtgaggagacctgcaaaacatgcactgtgtggggtcctgaggaccgagtttgagaaccagtgtgCTAGAGCAACAAAGCTTACTATTCAGAAAAGTAAGCAACCTACAGCATCACAGGTGGTGATCCAGTGTTTAATGATGCTTGGAAGCGGGAGATCTGCACATTAAGACCCCTAATCTATGATTGATTTAACTCTTTCTACAGCATATAGGGTATGGTCTGTTGATATCAGCAAGTAACTATTGAGAGCATATTGTTTGAAAGGGAGGCGCTGGGAaacagacagccggcataccgtcaACTAttctccacgacacccctggagggagaataaatagcgtgcccgcAGCAAGCGGCTCTTttacgcttgccccgctgccggcattccagcggtgggatcccggcgccggtatgctgggcggcgGGATTCCAAGCGGTGGTATAACATAGTACACCCTGTTTGAAAGGCTCCTCTTTCAAATGAGTAGGTGCCAAGATGCATGGAAATTGCACGTTAGGTCTTCCAAAATTTCTGAAGTGCAGGATGATATTGTATGATAATCACCAGACAAAAGACACTAATACCCTTTTTACACTCGCAAAAATATCCCGGGGTATTGAACATGAACGCACATCATCCATggattttgctcagtgtgaaagggtacagggacaatttcccgggacgagcatcccaggatttcatcccaggtctcgaccagggttgaatccgggacagtcccgggaagctgtgtagtgtgaaaagggcctgtcccgggattcactacccgggactgttaaaagaccTCGGAATGgatctttcttgggctcagaaaatatGTAATCTTTCAGAGCCCAGGGGAGCAGCGTGGGAGCAagccagcatggcgacctggacagaccaggaggttagagagttgctgagcattaggaggaaataatgaggcagatcacaggcagagTGAAAGATAcagtcatatataaaaacatatccaagatgcttgaagccagaggaattatctGTACCCAACAGCAAGTTTTAAACaaaatgaagactctgaaaaagcagttcttgaaggtgcatgacaacaaccgtaaAAACAGCGGGGTTGGCCGTATCTACCGGCAATACTATGATATCTAAGTAAATATttttgtgagcaggccccacccctgccTTTGTTGagtattgtgacctcatctatgtgagccagaaaaaggccatttctaatgacatacatatgcatttgcagtgaTATCccaggatcagtgtaaatggggctgtcccgggtcgatcccaggtcttagtgcagtgtgaaaggggtcagtcccgggaatgcctcccgggagtgacccggctgtGTGAGTGTAAAAGGGGTGTAAGAGGCCACATACAGTAATTATAATGGAGACTTTTTCAAAAAGGAGCATGCCCCAAAATTTGATGAAGCTAGTATCAGAGATATACCCATATCATAGAAGGGGCATAGTAACGAGTCTGGAATTATGGTATCATCAAGCATCGCTCTGTCACGAGTACAACAAACAACTTTGAGGAGGGAACTATTTGGCAAGCGTTCTTCCCCATTTCAACCCGATAGAAATTTGGACGAACCAGGGAAAGAGTTAGCTAGGTTTACGTATTTCTTCCTAACTAGATCATTACACtacaaatgtaaatgtaaattcagaaaaaaaaaaaaaaaaaaaaaaatcaatatagaACAAGATAGTCTGTTACTCACATATTCATCATAAGACTCAGGTGCTGGAGGCGGCAAGGAGATCCTTTGAATGGACCCACCTCGAGCCCTTCCTGATGGAGTGCCTCTACTTGAAGGAGTAGGTGCCACATTTCTGCTTACACTGGCTCCACGTGTTATGGCTCCCCGCCCAGGGGCTCCCCTTGGAACAAGAGGGCGTAATGGTCCAGCTCTGCCTCTGAAGGGAAAATGAAAGTGTTATGTGCTGCAGGTAGAAACTGTACAGAAGTAACCGAACATACTTTTAACGTCACAATTGAGATTTGTTTTTCGAATAATACCAATCTTCTCTAACCTAGAGATATGCAAGGATGATGTAGCTAGTCTGCATATAGCTAACAAATAGGAAGTCAAAATGGAATATTTTGAAGAAGATCTGCTCCCATGGAATATAGCATGTCTACGCTGCAATGAAATGTGCGAAGATCATTTGGTAACAATGAAAGTGGTCTTCCCATCTTTGTATTTAAGGAGTATAACTGACCAGTAACTGTTACCCATCAATGATGTCACTCACCAGATCTTAAAGTCTGTACATCAAACATTCCCTGTCCTATTCTAGCACACAGTTAGCACTGCCATCTTTCTGGTTATGTATTTACAAAGATGCCCCACATGCAGAAAAGCAAAGTGCTATACAACACCATCTTTTCAAATACATAGCCGGGAAGACTGTTTTGAGCTAGAATAGAGGGGATAGCTGCAAGGACATACACAAATCTCTGGGTGCATGATGTGCGTTGCACCCATGGACCCAAGACGCTACACGCCCTACAACCATTATAGATACCCCGCTGCCCCTGCTCTACAAACCGTTTAGTACTCCAGTAAGCCTGTACCACTACCAACCTGTTTTGGGGAGAGAAAAAACCCCCACCCCCAACAGAGAAGAAACAATGCTGTGCTTTGTTGTCCTCCTGCCATTCAGCATTTCTTTACAAGATAATGGCCAGGGCTCATGTATTCAGAAACACAAGACTGATCGGAAAGAAATCTGCCTGGGAAATAGTGTcagaagcctgtacatgtgttaatcAGTGACCGAGCACCAATCACCACTTTTAGTATGCCCAACTGAGAGTATGGCAACAGACATTTGGTCCCTGACAAGGAGTTCTCTCACAGACTATGGCCAGCAATAGGAATTCACTGTGCGCGAGTACTAAATTCCCATCATGCTATGGGCAATATTTCTGAATGAGATTTTTTGAGGTATCAGCTATCCCTTTGACGACAGAATATATTTTATACACACCCCTTATTCCAAAGCATTCCTCAAACCACCACATGACAATTACCTTGCTGGTGGAGCCGCACTTGGTGGTGGTCCTCCTCTACCTCTGGCAGGTCCCCCTCTTCCGCCACCACCACGAGCCTGTTCTGGTGGCGCTCCATTCAGATAGGATAACTCCAGGAACTGCTCCTGACAAATATCATCCATCATATCCTGTGAGCGAAGGTGAGCACATATAGGGAGTGTTGCCAATTAAACTAGGGTAGTTATTTGGTTCTATTGTAGTGAATAGGAGAGGGAGGGGGATGTGAGAGCTGAAATCTCCTGCACACAAGTAGATGTATTCCCAAACTGACTTTAAGCAGAAATATTAATACCTTGGATGTCATTTAAGATATGGGAAAGGTAGAAAATGCAGCATGTTTTCTTAGTAGTCTGCTTGTGATCTGAAGATTTCAGCTACAATATCAATTCAGTGTGAAAAGATAGCGGTCCGCACTCACATGCACCTGTTCACTAAAATAGAACTTGGCAGGCAGCCAAAGCTATTGCTACTTATTTACATTGCTGTAACAATGTTGTAGCACTTTGCAAAACAGTTATTTTAGTGCTGCTGGAAACTGAAATTAGAGCTTAAACCCACTGGTTGTTTTGAAGAATTGGGGGTGGgggtaaaaacaaaaaatatattttattgcaaCAAAGCACCAGTGGGAATAAGTGCTTAACATCTTGTTCTCGCATCTGCAGAATCTAAAGCTGGGTACCCACTGCACTAGGCAGCTGCAAGGACCACCAATGACTGACATCTCAAATGGGTGGGCACATTTAAATGTCTGCCCGGCTGTGATGTCAGGCATGCCACATTGGGCAGAAGattagcaagtgtgtatgcacttaccaatcgtcCGACAAGTCGGCCAGGTGTGTAACCAGCTTAAGAATGCACTGGTGGGAACAGAGCCCATAAGAAGCCTGTAGGTATCAGATTTTCAGGCATTGGCAGCTGGGATAATACACAAGTTTGAATTAACCATAACAGCAGGAAAATGACTGTTTGCAAATTTTATCAACTGGAGGATTTGAATGAGTGGAGCTGTGGGAGGGCGCTAGCAGTATCGGCTACACTCCTTCCAGTTTACAATGGAAGTCATATTTAGACAACGGGGAATTGGAGTCATTTAGTTAAATCATTTGACATTGGGGATTTAAGCATACAATAGCAAAAAAGATCAGTACAGATTGAATCCTAAGCAGTTAAATTGTAGACATATACAGTTTGATTTTTTAAGTGGTGCTAGCCAGTAATCTAATAAATCCAGTGTATAGGTTAATGTACTTCTGTCCTCAAATAAGAGTGTCTCTTCTCAATATGCAAGTTCCCACAGACAGGGCCCTCTTTCTAGTTTTCTTCATAGCCTCTATACATGTTACCAGCGCTCCTTTCCCTTGCCTGCTCCTTCAGCAACTAACACATTTCACTTGCCTATGTTGTACATACAGTAGAGTTATCGCTACATGGACAGCTAAATTGTTCTTTCAAGTTAAGCTACAGCAAGTTGCCCTACAGAGTCTGATGTTCTAATAAGGTTTGGTACTTATGCTATTTACCTACACTTTCCCTAGCTGTTGTAGAATATACTTCTGCTCAGTTTGTTTACCCCCTTGAacagcacaaaaaaaataaaataaaaaaaattatatattagaATAGTATAGCATAAAATTGATACGCACTGGGACCAAAAACTTCTTGACTTCCTCCATAGCATGTGCCATTCGAGTATAAGCCTCACATGGCGGGCCAAAGACTTCAATGAAAACATGAAGATCCATGTTCAAATGACTGTATTTAGGATCTCCTCCTTTACGCAGCTCTTCTTCCTAAAACAAAGATTCCAATAACACATGAACAACTTCATTGGTTCCATGTTTTGTCATCGGCAAATTATGTTACGACTACATACCAGCTAGAGGGATTGAATTAGAGGGATTGAATCTAGCACTTACAATACACAAATtccttttttcgtttttttttttgtcttgttaAGAAAACTGCAGTCAAACGGACATCATAGATATATCTCCACCATGTAATTATACTGGCTTTTTGGTGTTTGCTGAATTTAACAAATACTGATGAATTATATCACCAGGGATCGTTACAGATATAAATAAACGCAAAAACCATGGATTATGCATCTTAAAGCAGAGGGCAAAATATTTTCTATGGAAAACACCTTTTTGGAGACTGGGATACATTCCAAAGAATGTTTAGACACTCATTTAAATAACCACAACCCAGCTGGCAGAGGCATGCAGCCAGGAACTTCTCTCATACATTTTATTAAATATAAGTTAataggggaagaaaaaaaaaataaaaaaattttttttagatgaTTTTGGTTACATACTGGTAAATtcttctctcgtagtccgtagagaatgctggggtccacattagtaccatggggtatacactggtccaccaggagccattggcactataggagtttgagagtgtgggctggctcctccctctatacccctcctaccagactcagtctagaaactgtgcctgaggagacgacatacttcgagagaaggattatacacagatagtggtgagattcataccagctcacatacaaggcacgtcaagtcaactagcttgaactactcaacagctgaaacattacttaccaagtaacaatgcagtactcaactaaaacgaagttgtactgaaccaaacaacatttgtaggagaacgaagcgctgggcaggcgcccagcatcccctacggactacgagaaaaggatttacagttaggtaaccaaaatcctattttctattacgtcctagaggatgctgggtccacattagtaccatggggatgtaccaaagctcctgcagaactgattgatctgAAGTTcagatcagaggccaaagtaccgaacttgtaaaactttgcaaacgtgttcgacccagaccaagttgcagctcggcaaagttacacTGCCGAgaaaccccaggcagccgcccaggaagaccccaccttacgagtagagtgggccttaacagattttggacactgcagccctgccgtagaataagcgtgctggatagtgaacctaatccagcgagaaatagtctgcttagaagcaggacacccaattttcttgagatcatagaggacaaacagagtccgactttgtgacgagaagttctcttcacatatatcttaagagcccttacgacatcaaaggactttgatgtaatggacgagtcagtagccactggcaccacaatagtttggttgacaTGAAATGCAGACAACcttctgacgagtccggagctcagctccatctccgtggaagatcaagtatgggcttttacaggataaagcccccagctggacacacgtctagcagaagccaaggtcaacaaaatgaccgccttccatgtaagaaatttgacctctacctcctgtagaggttcaaaccaatccgactggaggaactgcaacaccatgttatggtcccaaggtgccgtaggcggtacaaagggaggttggatatacagaacttccttcaaaaaggtctgaacctcagggagggcagccaattgtttctgaaagaaagtggatagggctgaaatctggaccttcacagaacgcaaactcaggcccatatccactcctgcttgcaggaagaggaggaaacgtcccagttgaaactccaccgtaggaaacttcttggactcacaccaagacacatttcttccaaatacgatggtaatgtttagacgttacccctttcctagcctgtattggggtaggaataactttcttcggaatgcccttccgagcaagaatcaggtgctcaacttccatgccgtcaaatgtagcagcggtaagtcttgataggcgaatggcccctgctacagcaggtcctcccgaagaggaaaaggccttgTCTCTTCtttcagtagattcagaaggtccgcgtaccaagcccttcttggccagtctggggcaatgaggatcgcttgaacccttgttctccttatgagctttaggattcttgggatgagtgggagtggtggaaacatgtacactgactggaacacccacatagACACCAGGACGTCCCCTGCCTatgggtccctcgaccaggaacaataacatcgaagcttcttgttgagacgataggccatcatgtctatttggggtaaacaccaaagatctgttatttccttgaacacctccggatggagtccccactctcctgggtggagatagtgtctgctgaggaagtctgcttcccagttgtctactcccggaaagatggctgacagcgctaacgcttgcttttctgtccagaggagtattcttgtcacctctgacattgccgttctctgctcttcgttccaccttgttggtttatgtaagccactgttaagttgtccgactgcacttgaatggcccgatttctcagaagaggggccgcctgaagaagaccgttgtagatggcttagttccaggatgttgatgggcaggccggctttcaagcttgaccaccgtccttggaaggttactccttgagtgactgctccccagccccaaaggctcgcatccgtggttagaaggacccagccctgaatcctgaacctgcgttcctccagaaggtgaggcaattggagccaccagaggagtgaaatcctggcctttggcgacagacgagttctctggtgcatgtggaggtgagatcccgaccacttgtccaggagatccagttggaaggtccgagcgtggaacctcccgtaccggagagcctcgtaagaggccaccattcttcctaataggcgaatgcattgatgaaccgacacccaagGTGGCTTCAGGACGTCCCAGACCATAGCATGTATcaacaacgccttttcctgcggaagaaacaccctctgcacttccatatccaggatcattcccagaaataacaacctctgtgttggttccaaatgtgactttggaaggttcagaatcatgtggagatatgcatccttgatatccaggaattccccttcttccagacccgatatcaccgccctgggagactccatcttgaacttgaactcaagttagaaaggggttcaatgattttaggttcagaatgggcctgaccaaaccatccggttttggtaccacaaaaaggtttgaatagtaaccattgttcagcatgtgaggtggtactggcacaatgacctgtgcctctaccagcttttggtcagcatcttgtagtacagtgctgtcctgcaacagagttggcaagcctgacttgaaaacacaatgaggagggagactttgaaattccagcctgtatccctgagacacaacatctaccacccagggatccaggccggacgatacccagacatgactgaagtgtcagagtctcgctcccactggctccaccaccggggcgtgcagtccaccgtcatgcggaggactttggcatatccaaagcaggcttttgttcctgggaacctgcagcggtaggtttcttggacttaaccctacctcccctaaagaagatattggaagttctggcctttctaggccgaAAGGACTACGTTGCTGATggagaaagatttcttcggagcaggtgctgctgagggaagaaacgga encodes:
- the KHDRBS1 gene encoding KH domain-containing, RNA-binding, signal transduction-associated protein 1 isoform X1, with the protein product MESETKYLPELMAEKDSLDPSFTHAMSLLASEIERLKKGGEPKKDEDDTYLDLFSHKNMKLKERILIPVKLYPKFNFVGKILGPQGNTIKRLQEETGAKISVLGKGSMRDKAKEEELRKGGDPKYSHLNMDLHVFIEVFGPPCEAYTRMAHAMEEVKKFLVPDMMDDICQEQFLELSYLNGAPPEQARGGGGRGGPARGRGGPPPSAAPPARGRAGPLRPLVPRGAPGRGAITRGASVSRNVAPTPSSRGTPSGRARGGSIQRISLPPPAPESYDEYGYEDSYPEQSYEGYEGYYNQSQGDTEYYDYGHGHGEGPESYEGYGQDNWNGSRPSLKVPSSHAAKGNAYREHPYRRF
- the KHDRBS1 gene encoding KH domain-containing, RNA-binding, signal transduction-associated protein 1 isoform X3 is translated as MESETKYLPELMAEKDSLDPSFTHAMSLLASEIERLKKGGEPKKDEDDTYLDLFSHKNMKLKERILIPVKLYPKFNFVGKILGPQGNTIKRLQEETGAKISVLGKGSMRDKAKEEELRKGGDPKYSHLNMDLHVFIEVFGPPCEAYTRMAHAMEEVKKFLVPEQFLELSYLNGAPPEQARGGGGRGGPARGRGGPPPSAAPPARGRAGPLRPLVPRGAPGRGAITRGASVSRNVAPTPSSRGTPSGRARGGSIQRISLPPPAPESYDEYGYEDSYPEQSYEGYEGYYNQSQGDTEYYDYGHGHGEGPESYEGYGQDNWNGSRPSLKVPSSHAAKGNAYREHPYRRF
- the KHDRBS1 gene encoding KH domain-containing, RNA-binding, signal transduction-associated protein 1 isoform X2, with amino-acid sequence MESETKYLPELMAEKDSLDPSFTHAMSLLASEIERLKKGGEPKKDEDDTYLDLFSHKNMKLKERILIPVKLYPKFNFVGKILGPQGNTIKRLQEETGAKISVLGKGSMRDKAKAKELRKGGDPKYSHLNMDLHVFIEVFGPPCEAYTRMAHAMEEVKKFLVPDMMDDICQEQFLELSYLNGAPPEQARGGGGRGGPARGRGGPPPSAAPPARGRAGPLRPLVPRGAPGRGAITRGASVSRNVAPTPSSRGTPSGRARGGSIQRISLPPPAPESYDEYGYEDSYPEQSYEGYEGYYNQSQGDTEYYDYGHGHGEGPESYEGYGQDNWNGSRPSLKVPSSHAAKGNAYREHPYRRF